The Aquincola tertiaricarbonis genomic sequence GCCTATTTGATGGAGACGGTGGCGCTGCATGAGCCCGGCGGCGGCGTGGCCGGCGCGGTGATCACGCTGCACGCGCCGCAGCGGCTGGGTGAGCGGCTGAGCGCGCTGCACAACTACAGCGCGGGCGGCTTCGAGACACTGCTCGGCCGCTCGGCCGCCATCCGCCAGCTCAAGCAGCGGGCTGCGCGCATGGCCTCGGTGGATGCGCCCTTGCTCATCCGCGGTGAAACCGGCACCGGCAAGGAACTGGTGGCCCATGCCTGCCATGCCGGCAGCCGCCGCCATGCGCAGCCCTTCTTCGCGCTCAACTGCGCGGCGCTGCCGGAAAGCCTGGCCGAGAGCGAGCTGTTCGGTTATGCGCCCGGCGCCTTCACCGGCGGCCTGCGCGGCGGCCGGCCCGGCATCCTGGAGCTGGCCGACGGCGGCACGCTGTTCCTCGATGAAGTGGGCGAGATGTCGCTGTACCTGCAAGCCAAATTGCTGCGCTTTCTCAACGACGGCAGCTTCCGCCGCGTGGGCGGCGACCGCGAGCTCAAGGCCGACGTGCGGCTGATCAGCGCCACCCACCGCCACCTCGAGGACATGGTGGCCGCCGGCAGCTTCCGGCAGGACCTGTTGTTCCGCCTCGACGTGCTGCAGCTGGCCGTGCCACCGCTGCGTGAGCGCACCGAAGACATCCTGGTGCTGGCCCAGGTGTTCCTGGAACGCGCCTGCACCCAGGCTGGCCGCCCGCCCGCGCGCCTGAGCCGCGCCGCCACCCAGGCGCTGCTGGGCAACCCGTGGCACGGCAACGTGCGCCAGCTGCAGAACGTGATCTTCCGTGCGGTGACGATGACGGACGCGGCCGTCATCGACGCTGGCGACCTGGAGCTGGCCGACGCCGCCACCGCCGCGCCGCCGCCCACCGACGACGACAGCATCACCAGCCTGGACGACGCCGTCTCGCGCTACGAACGGGCGCTGCTGCAGCGGCTGTGGCCGCAATACCCCTCCACCCGCCGCCTGGCCGAGCGGCTGGGCACCTCGCATTCGGCGATTGCGCAGCGGCTGCGCAAGTATGGGATTCCGGGGTGAGCTCCCGTCATCGAAATCTTGACGGTGTGGGCGAATCTAATCAGTATCTTGGCGACCTCACTGTTTTCTTGGCTGCGCCGCCGCTTCCTACATGCCTGACCCCATCGGTTACCGCTGGCTTGCCGAACGCTACGCTGTCGCCGCCGTTCAGTCTTTCCGCACCACCAGCACGATCGGAAAGTCGCGTGCAACGGTGCGTGAAAACGGGTATGTCCACCAGCAGTATCCGCCTGTTGCACGCCCCGCAGCTTCGTTGGTGGGGCACCTCACTTTCGCCCTTAAACATGAGGGCGTTCACCTGGAGTTCCTGGCTAGGCTGTTCGATGTAGTGCCTGCAGCAGAGCTGGAAGCCTGGGTCGCTGCGGAGCCCACCGGGCAATATGCGCGTCGTGCCGGTTTCTTCTACGAGTACCTCACGGGGCGTCTGCTTGCGGTAGCTGATGCGGGCGCGGGCAACTATGTGATGGCGCTGGATGAAGAGCGATACCTGACCGCCGCCCGGGCCATCAACTGCCCGCGCTGGCGGGTGCGCGACAACCTGCCCGGCTCGCGCGAGTTTTGCCCCATGGTGCTGCGCACGCCCGCCGTGCGGCAGGCCGAGGCCTACGTCTGTGCAGACCACCTGGCCGATCTGGAGGCGGAGTTCGGCGCTGACATCCTGCAGCGCAGCGCCGTTTGGCTGACGGTCAAGGAAAGCCGCGCCAGCTTCGCCATCGAGCACGAGGAGCGGCATGTGGACCGCGTGCGCCGCTTTGCCGCCGCCATGGAGCGGTGGTGCGGCCGGCATGAGGCCCCGCTTTCTGACGCTGCGCTTGAAGAACTGCAAGCCGAGATACTGGGGCCACGCGCCACGCGTTTTGGCCTCAGGCGCTCACCGGTGTTCGTGGGCGAAGTGGATGGGTTCCGCGAGGTCGTCCACTACATCGCGCCGCACTGGGACGACGTGCCGCAGTTGCTCGCCGGCCTGCGCGACTGCGCGGCGCGGACCGTGGGCCGCGCCGCGCTGGTCCGCGCCGCGGTGCTGTCGTTCGGCTTTGTCTACATCCACCCGATGTCGGACGGCAATGGTCGCATCTCGCGCTTCCTGGTCAACGACGTGCTGCGGCGGGACGGTGCCGTGCCCGAGCCGTTCATCCTGCCGGTGTCGGCGACCATCACCAGCTCGGTGATCAAGCGCCGGGGCTACGACCAGGTGCTCGAGCTGTTCTCGCAGCCCTTCATGCGCCGCTACACCGATGCCTGGCGCTTCGGGCCTGAGCTTCGGGCTGAGGATGGCGTGCGCTACAACCTGCAGTTCGACCGATATGCAGACGCATTGCACGCCTGGCGCTATCCCGATCTCACCGATCACGTCGAGTACCTGGCCGACATCGTGCGCGTCACCATCCAACAGGAGATGCGCAAGGAGGCCGACTACCTGCGCAGCCTGCGGATTGCGCGCGAGCGCGTGAAGCAGGTGATCGAAGGCCCGGACGTGGACATCGACCGCATCATCCGTTCAGTGCGCGACAACGGCGGCCAGGTGTCCCACAAGCTGGCCAAGGAGTTTCCCGCGCTGGCCGATGAGCGCACGGCGCAAGCGCTGGTCGCGGCGCTGCAGGATGTGCTGCCGCGTGCTTCGGTCGAGTGAGCATGCGCCCCTCTCACCACCCCCACAACAGCCGCTTGGCCACCCAGCCGCGCTGACCGGATTCGCGTTCCACGCGCACCCAGCCCTCCTGCTTGCCGCGCGTGCGCAGCACCTCGTAACGCGGCAGCTGGGCCAGCACCTTGAAGCGGGTGCCCGGGCCGCTGCGCAGGCGGGCCACGTCGGCGCGCACCACGTGGTGGGGCGTGCGGCCGGTGAGTGAGCGCGCCACCCAGGCGCGGTCGTTCTCGAAGTCCTGCACCCGCAGCCACCGGCCCTGATGGCCGACCACCTTCAGCGGGTAGCCCCGCGTCACCTCCCACAGCACCTCGGCATTGGCGCGCGGCCCGGCGCGCAGGTTCACTGCGCTGCCCTGGATGCTCACCATCTGTTGTGCGGTGGCGGGCAGGGTGGGGGCCAGCAGGCCGACGGCGGCTGCGGCCAACAACAGCGGGCGGACGAAGGCGGTGCGGGGAAGGTGGAACGACAGCATCGTGCGGGGTACTCCTGGGGGCATCGAGGCCAAGGCGGCCACCGCAGGGGGAAGGCCGCGCCGCACGAAAGTTCCGGGCTTTACCCGACGGTCTCGGCCTCGGGGTCTTCGGTGGCCTCGCGCAGCCGGCTGGCCAGCACCTTGTCGATGGTCTTGCCGTCCATGTCCACGATCTCGAAGCGCCAGCCTTCCCACTCCACCACATCGGCCACCTTGGGCAGGCGGCCCGACAGCAGCATCATCATGCCGCTGACGGTGTGGTAGCGGCCGCGCTCCTCTTCGGGCACGGTCTGCAGCTCCAGCCGGTCCTTCAGCTCGGGCACCGGGATGTGCCCGTCCAGCAGCCAGCTGCCGTCCTCGCGCTGCACCGCCCAGGCGGTGGCCGGGTCGCGCGGCTGGAATTCGCCGGTGATGGCCTCGATCAGGTCCTGCAGCGTGGTGATGCCCTGCACCTCGCCGTATTCGTCGATGACGAAGGCCATCTGCGCGCCCGACTCGCGGAAGTTGTCCAGCAGCTCCATGCCGGTGATGGTCTCGGGCACGTACAGCGGCGTCTGCAGCGGCTGGGTGGCCAGGTCGCGCTCGCCGCCACGCAGGGCCTGTGTCAGCCACTGGCGGGCGTTGACGATGCCCAGCACCTGGTCCAGCCCGCCGCGCACCACCGGAAAGCGCGCATGGTTGGAAGACTCCATGCGCGCCAGGTTGGCCTCGAAGGGCAGGTCCACGTCCAGCGCCACCACGTCGGCGCGCGGCACCATCAGCGAGCCGATCTGCCGGTCGTCCAGCCGAAACACGTTGCGCAGCATCGCGTGTTCGTGCGACTCGATGATGCCGGCGGTGGTGCCCTCGGCCAGCATCGCGTGGATCTCCTCCTCGGTCACCGGGCTGCCGCTGGTCTCCTTCACGCCCAGCAGCTTGAGCAGGCTGCGGGTGGACACCGACAGCAGCACCACGAAGGGCTTGGTGGCCACGGCCAGCCAGTGGATGGGGCGGGCCACCAGGCGCGCCAGCGTCTCCGGGCTGCTCTGGCCGATGCGCTTGGGCACCAGCTCGCCGGCCACGATGGAGAAGTAGGTGATCAGCACCACCACCAGGCCGGTGGCGGCATAGCCGCTGTAGGGCTGCGGCACGCCGATGCCGCTCAGCCATTCGGCCAGCGGCGCGGCCAGCGCGGCTTCGCCCACGATGCCGTTGAGCACGCCGATGGAGGTGATGCCGATCTGGATGGTGGACAGGAAGCGGGTGGGGTCTTCTCCCAGCTTCACCGCGGCGGCGGCGGAGGCATCGCCCTCATCGATGAGCTTTTGCAGCCGGGCCTTGCGGGCGGTGACCAGCGCGATCTCCGACATGGCAAAGAGGCCGTTGAGCACGATGAGGGCGAAAAGTATGGCGATTTCCATGGTGGGGGCAGCGGGCCGCGGCAAGGCGCGGCGAGGGGACGGAGACAAGGGTGGCTGGCGGCAGGGCGCCGCCAAGGTGGTGCCGGTGCGCGGCGTGCGCGCCGGCTGCAGGCAAGGCTCAGGCCCGGGCCGGCAACGAAGCGCTCGGGCGCGTGGGGGCGCCGGCGCGGGGTGGCCGGTGCGGGCTTTCAGGCACGTGCGTGGACCAGGCGGCCGCACGGTGGCTGGCGCTGGTCTGGGGCAGCGCGGGCAAGGGGGGCAGGCCGGGCGCCGCAGGGGGCAGGGCCGGCGTGTCGGTGGGCGCGTCGCCCAGGGCCTGGGCGGGCTGGTCGTCCAGGTGGTGGTCGGCCACCGAGCCGTCGTCGGTGGCATCAGAGCCCGGCACGGGCAGCGTGGCCGTGGCGTCGTTGGCCACGGGCATCAGCAGCGATTCATGTGCCGTGGCACCCGACCACAGCAGCACGAACGCGAGGAACAAGGCCAGCAGGCGTTTGCACATCAGGGGGTGGAGTGTAGGGCCCCACCCCCGGCCGGCCGCTGCGGGCTTACTTGCCGCCGCGCAGCTTGGCCAGTTCGGCCTGGGTTTCGTTCCACAGGTCCATGCCCACGGTGGTGCCGATGCTGGCATTCACGCGGGTGAGCTTGTCGCGCATGCGGGCGGCTTCGGCGGGCGGCAGTTCGTTGATCTGCATGCCCTTGGCCTTCAGGTCGGCCAGCGCCTTGGCGGCTTCCTCGCGCGTGTCCTTGCGTTCGAAATCGCGGCTGGCGATGGCGGCGTCGCGCAGCACCTTCTGCTCGTCCTTGCTCAGGCCGTCCCACCACTTCTTGCTCACCGTGACGATCCACGGGCTGTACACGTGGTTGGTGATGCTGAGGTACTTCTGCACCTCATAGAACTTGCTGGACAGGATGGTGTTGTACGGGTTCTCCTGGCCGTCGACCGTGTTGGTTTCCAGCGCGCTGAACAGCTCCGAGAACGGCAGCGGCACCGCGTTGGCGCCCAGCAGCTTGAAGCTGTCCAGGTACACGTTGTTCTGCATCACGCGCAGCTTGACGCCGTTCAGGTCTTCCATCTTGGCGACCGGGCGCTTGCTGTTGGTCAGGTTGCGGAAGCCGTTCTCCCAGTACACCAGGCCCACCAGGCCCTTCTCCTCCAGCTTGTCCATCACCTTGCGGCCGATGGGGCCGTCGAGCACGGCGTCGGCTTCCTTCACGTTGTTGAAGAGGAAGGGCGTGTCCCACAGCGCCATTTCCTTGGTGATGCCCACCAGCGTGGCGGTGGAGCCGACCATCATCTCCTGCGCGCCGCCGATCAGGGCCTGCTGCATCTGGGTGTCGGGGCCCAGGGCGGCGGCGCCGATCGCACGCACCTTCATCTTGCCGCCCGAGCGCTTGGCCACCTCGTCGGCAAACACCTTGGCGGCGCGGCCCTGGTTGCTTTGCTCGTTCAGGCCGTAGCCGAAGCGGATCAAGCGCGGCTTGATGTCCTGGGCCTGGGCCAGGGCGGGTGCGAGGCTGGCCACGCAGGCGGCGGCCAGCAGGGTGCGGCGGATGAAGTTCATGCTTGTCTCCTACTAAAAAAGAACGGTCAACGCATCCAGGCCACCGGCGCGGTGACGATCTGGGGGAACACCACGAACAGCGCCAGCAGCAGCGTGTAGGTGATGAGGAAGGGATTCACGCCCTTGATCACCTGGTGCAGCGGCAGCCGGCCCACGCCGGCCACCACGTTGAGCACCGTGCCCACCGGCGGCGTGATGAGGCCGATGGCGCCGTTGAGGATGAACATCAGCCCGAAGTACACCGGATCGATGCCGGCCTTGACGGCGATGGGCAGCATCACCGGCGCGAAGATCAGGATGGTGGGCGTGAGGTCCAGCGCGGTGCCCACCAGCACCAGCACGATCATCATCACCGCCATCAGCAGCCGCGGGCTTTCCACCAGCGGGCCCAGCCAGCCGGTGAGCACGCCCGGCAGGTCGGCCAGCGTGATCATGTAGCTGGCCACCTGGGCGCCGGCGCACAGGAACATCACGATGGCGGTGGTCTTGGCCGCGCGCACCAGCACGCCGCGGATCTCGCGGATGTGCATCTCGCGGTGGATGAACAGTGCCACCGCCAGCGCATAGAAGGCGGCCACCACGGCGGCCTCCGTCGGCGTGAACACGCCGCTCTTCATGCCGCCGATGATGATGATGGGCATCAGCAGCGCCCAGAAGGCCTTGGCCGTGGCCTTCAGGCGGTCGGCCATCGGCAGCGGCTCGCCGGCGGGCAGGTCCATCTTGCGCAGCACCAGCTTCCAGGCCACGATCAGGCCCACGCCCATCAGGATGCCGGGCACGATGCCCGAGACGAAGAGCGCCGAGATGGAGGTATTGGTCGTCACGCCGTAGATCACGAAGGGCATCGACGGCGGGATGATGGGCGCGATGATGCCGCCCGAGGCGATGAGGCCGGCCGAGGTGTGCAGCGGGTAGCCCTGGCGCTTCATCATCGGCAGCAGGATGGTGGCCAGCGCGGCGGTGTCGGCCAGGGCCGAGCCGCTCATGCTGGCCATCAGCACTGCGGCACCGATGGCCACGTAGCCCAGGCCGCCCCGGATGTGAC encodes the following:
- a CDS encoding sigma 54-interacting transcriptional regulator, which codes for MRLKITFVDRVGIAQQILAVLAARALDVVAVEVDPPQIYLEAPGLLPAAYPALRDALLAEVPGVQQVDELQMLPGARRRLYLDALLASLADPVLAVDAQGCVVVANPAAAQASGQPVQALQGLPLQALTGDAQLAQSLVDHDYKLPVAEVQVGGQAYLMETVALHEPGGGVAGAVITLHAPQRLGERLSALHNYSAGGFETLLGRSAAIRQLKQRAARMASVDAPLLIRGETGTGKELVAHACHAGSRRHAQPFFALNCAALPESLAESELFGYAPGAFTGGLRGGRPGILELADGGTLFLDEVGEMSLYLQAKLLRFLNDGSFRRVGGDRELKADVRLISATHRHLEDMVAAGSFRQDLLFRLDVLQLAVPPLRERTEDILVLAQVFLERACTQAGRPPARLSRAATQALLGNPWHGNVRQLQNVIFRAVTMTDAAVIDAGDLELADAATAAPPPTDDDSITSLDDAVSRYERALLQRLWPQYPSTRRLAERLGTSHSAIAQRLRKYGIPG
- a CDS encoding Fic family protein yields the protein MPDPIGYRWLAERYAVAAVQSFRTTSTIGKSRATVRENGYVHQQYPPVARPAASLVGHLTFALKHEGVHLEFLARLFDVVPAAELEAWVAAEPTGQYARRAGFFYEYLTGRLLAVADAGAGNYVMALDEERYLTAARAINCPRWRVRDNLPGSREFCPMVLRTPAVRQAEAYVCADHLADLEAEFGADILQRSAVWLTVKESRASFAIEHEERHVDRVRRFAAAMERWCGRHEAPLSDAALEELQAEILGPRATRFGLRRSPVFVGEVDGFREVVHYIAPHWDDVPQLLAGLRDCAARTVGRAALVRAAVLSFGFVYIHPMSDGNGRISRFLVNDVLRRDGAVPEPFILPVSATITSSVIKRRGYDQVLELFSQPFMRRYTDAWRFGPELRAEDGVRYNLQFDRYADALHAWRYPDLTDHVEYLADIVRVTIQQEMRKEADYLRSLRIARERVKQVIEGPDVDIDRIIRSVRDNGGQVSHKLAKEFPALADERTAQALVAALQDVLPRASVE
- a CDS encoding SH3 domain-containing protein, with protein sequence MLSFHLPRTAFVRPLLLAAAAVGLLAPTLPATAQQMVSIQGSAVNLRAGPRANAEVLWEVTRGYPLKVVGHQGRWLRVQDFENDRAWVARSLTGRTPHHVVRADVARLRSGPGTRFKVLAQLPRYEVLRTRGKQEGWVRVERESGQRGWVAKRLLWGW
- a CDS encoding hemolysin family protein; the encoded protein is MEIAILFALIVLNGLFAMSEIALVTARKARLQKLIDEGDASAAAAVKLGEDPTRFLSTIQIGITSIGVLNGIVGEAALAAPLAEWLSGIGVPQPYSGYAATGLVVVLITYFSIVAGELVPKRIGQSSPETLARLVARPIHWLAVATKPFVVLLSVSTRSLLKLLGVKETSGSPVTEEEIHAMLAEGTTAGIIESHEHAMLRNVFRLDDRQIGSLMVPRADVVALDVDLPFEANLARMESSNHARFPVVRGGLDQVLGIVNARQWLTQALRGGERDLATQPLQTPLYVPETITGMELLDNFRESGAQMAFVIDEYGEVQGITTLQDLIEAITGEFQPRDPATAWAVQREDGSWLLDGHIPVPELKDRLELQTVPEEERGRYHTVSGMMMLLSGRLPKVADVVEWEGWRFEIVDMDGKTIDKVLASRLREATEDPEAETVG
- a CDS encoding TRAP transporter substrate-binding protein, yielding MNFIRRTLLAAACVASLAPALAQAQDIKPRLIRFGYGLNEQSNQGRAAKVFADEVAKRSGGKMKVRAIGAAALGPDTQMQQALIGGAQEMMVGSTATLVGITKEMALWDTPFLFNNVKEADAVLDGPIGRKVMDKLEEKGLVGLVYWENGFRNLTNSKRPVAKMEDLNGVKLRVMQNNVYLDSFKLLGANAVPLPFSELFSALETNTVDGQENPYNTILSSKFYEVQKYLSITNHVYSPWIVTVSKKWWDGLSKDEQKVLRDAAIASRDFERKDTREEAAKALADLKAKGMQINELPPAEAARMRDKLTRVNASIGTTVGMDLWNETQAELAKLRGGK
- a CDS encoding TRAP transporter large permease — protein: MSPEGLAFIVFCGGMLLLMGIGMNMALALVLTGAGMAWVLGFWDTQLLAQNLVGGVDSFALLAVPFFILAGELMNSGGISRRIIDMAQAWVGHIRGGLGYVAIGAAVLMASMSGSALADTAALATILLPMMKRQGYPLHTSAGLIASGGIIAPIIPPSMPFVIYGVTTNTSISALFVSGIVPGILMGVGLIVAWKLVLRKMDLPAGEPLPMADRLKATAKAFWALLMPIIIIGGMKSGVFTPTEAAVVAAFYALAVALFIHREMHIREIRGVLVRAAKTTAIVMFLCAGAQVASYMITLADLPGVLTGWLGPLVESPRLLMAVMMIVLVLVGTALDLTPTILIFAPVMLPIAVKAGIDPVYFGLMFILNGAIGLITPPVGTVLNVVAGVGRLPLHQVIKGVNPFLITYTLLLALFVVFPQIVTAPVAWMR